In Mycetocola zhujimingii, one DNA window encodes the following:
- a CDS encoding MFS transporter, with protein sequence MTDAPLFRSRDFRLLLIGQTTSQLGSQVSGVAIPLLAVLTLDASPIELGLVTASSTLAFALIGLPAGAWLDRWVKLPVLVASDIARALLLATIPLAALVGILNITHLVVVSLLTGFARVFFDVGYQSYLPVVLGKDRVLAGNSSMEAIRASGQVIGPGLGGGLVGVIGAANVVLTQAVTFAVSAVCLLAIRTREAPIPVHPDRPRLGAQIREGLVFVAHNRILRATALASAAGNFSFAIASAVTFIFASRTLELSPLAIGVIVSVGSVSAIIGAAFTPRISRRVGSVRIIWLSLAVTGPFALLTPLSQPGWLVLLAAVGMSVGELGQIIYAVTNVSLRQRLCPDAMLSRVNATMRVLIMGLFPLGALVGGVLGELIGLRGTLFVAGGLMVLSPIPLMAVFGRIRDIEQLESWHRPG encoded by the coding sequence ATGACGGATGCACCGCTGTTCAGGAGCCGGGACTTCCGGTTGCTTCTGATCGGCCAGACCACGAGTCAGCTGGGATCTCAGGTCAGCGGCGTGGCCATCCCCCTGCTCGCCGTACTCACGCTCGACGCGTCGCCGATCGAGCTTGGCCTCGTCACCGCGTCGTCCACGCTCGCGTTCGCGCTCATCGGTCTGCCGGCGGGGGCGTGGCTGGACCGGTGGGTCAAGCTTCCCGTGCTCGTGGCGAGCGACATCGCGAGGGCGCTGCTGCTCGCGACCATTCCTCTCGCCGCACTTGTCGGCATCCTGAACATCACGCATCTCGTGGTTGTCTCCCTGCTCACGGGATTTGCCCGGGTGTTCTTCGATGTCGGCTACCAGAGTTACCTTCCTGTCGTGCTCGGCAAGGACCGGGTGCTCGCCGGTAACTCGTCAATGGAGGCTATCCGCGCGTCAGGACAGGTCATCGGTCCCGGCCTTGGTGGCGGGCTTGTCGGAGTGATCGGCGCGGCGAACGTCGTGCTGACCCAGGCGGTGACCTTCGCCGTCTCCGCCGTCTGTCTTCTCGCCATCCGCACGCGGGAGGCACCGATACCGGTTCACCCCGATCGCCCCAGGCTCGGCGCACAGATCCGCGAGGGGCTCGTGTTCGTCGCGCACAACCGCATACTCCGGGCAACGGCGCTCGCGAGTGCAGCGGGGAACTTCTCGTTCGCCATCGCGTCGGCGGTGACGTTCATCTTCGCGTCCCGCACCCTCGAGCTCTCGCCGCTTGCCATCGGGGTGATCGTGTCTGTGGGGTCGGTCTCGGCCATTATCGGTGCAGCATTCACACCGCGGATCTCCCGCCGGGTGGGGAGCGTCAGGATCATCTGGCTCTCGCTCGCGGTTACCGGTCCGTTCGCCCTGCTGACGCCGCTTTCCCAGCCCGGGTGGCTGGTTCTCCTCGCGGCGGTCGGGATGTCTGTGGGAGAACTCGGTCAGATTATCTACGCGGTGACGAACGTCAGCCTGCGGCAGCGGCTCTGCCCGGACGCGATGCTGAGTCGGGTCAATGCGACGATGCGAGTGCTCATCATGGGATTGTTCCCCCTCGGCGCTCTGGTCGGCGGAGTGCTCGGGGAGCTGATCGGCCTCCGGGGGACGCTCTTTGTCGCGGGCGGGCTGATGGTGCTGTCGCCGATTCCGTTGATGGCTGTATTCGGTCGCATCCGCGACATCGAACAACTGGAGAGCTGGCACCGTCCAGGGTAA
- a CDS encoding DUF222 domain-containing protein: protein MVQISEQIRQIAQSVCDRIAALEPLSSAGSVISAADQTLSLLIDRATDSDLEGLLRDASRLRSEADAVVAATAGVVAKRSARELGYSGLAKRHGDHNAVDMVQRLTGSTRVEAARQVKLGEAMGEADAATHPVGITGSGDGLFDGLGGGADGSDDSGSADGSDGSDGSDAGSSAIRPAPEIPWHEPLTRAVRDRVLKPEAVTIIMRGLGEPNERVSVDDLRISAEQLLTDAAGTNADELGRRARFLRDQIDPVGVRLRWDQHFENRKWRFSRSADGVRTAWVEFDDESAAYIDQLVGAGMRPRRGGPRTIDPADAERAQRLIDDPRSNDQLVFDLLMATLKAGAEADPNTAFGNRQPGVRIVITQDQLDTRDADGHLTGTGFNEDTGEAIPGNIMERNICTTGTRPIRVDQNNNPLDVGREQRRFTTKQRIALAIRDGGCVFEDCTRPPSYTEAHHINEWAADHGLTNIADGILVCREDHMLIHNNGWKIVRDGTRYSAIPPKTLDPEQKPRPLRSRSALKQAPPRALEQRKQREQRERREQRASQTAQGDGAPIPGADPPQMPAAAPRQVPGSPAGPASPSGTSRPANRDRPADPPRVPRRRESNRRVMETWYTPPDQGEG from the coding sequence ATGGTTCAGATCTCGGAGCAGATTCGACAGATTGCACAGAGTGTGTGCGATCGGATCGCTGCGCTTGAACCTCTCTCCTCCGCCGGTTCAGTAATTTCTGCCGCGGACCAGACGTTGTCTCTGCTGATTGATCGGGCGACTGATTCCGATCTGGAGGGGCTGCTGCGTGATGCGTCACGGTTGCGGTCCGAGGCGGATGCCGTGGTCGCTGCGACCGCTGGTGTGGTCGCGAAGCGTTCTGCTCGTGAGCTCGGTTACTCCGGGTTGGCCAAACGTCACGGCGACCACAATGCCGTCGACATGGTGCAACGATTGACCGGATCCACCCGGGTCGAAGCGGCGCGGCAGGTGAAGCTCGGTGAAGCGATGGGCGAGGCGGATGCCGCCACCCACCCGGTCGGGATCACAGGCTCCGGCGACGGCCTCTTCGATGGACTGGGCGGCGGTGCCGATGGTTCGGATGATTCTGGCAGTGCCGATGGGTCGGACGGTTCGGACGGTTCGGACGCAGGGTCCTCGGCGATCCGACCGGCACCCGAGATTCCGTGGCATGAACCCCTCACCCGCGCGGTCCGCGACCGGGTATTGAAGCCCGAAGCTGTCACGATCATCATGCGAGGCCTGGGCGAACCCAACGAACGCGTCAGCGTCGACGACCTCCGGATCTCGGCCGAGCAGCTCCTTACCGACGCCGCCGGCACCAACGCCGACGAGCTCGGCCGGCGGGCCCGGTTCCTCCGCGACCAAATCGATCCCGTCGGCGTCCGGCTTCGCTGGGACCAACACTTCGAGAACCGTAAATGGCGCTTCTCCCGCTCCGCCGACGGTGTGAGAACCGCGTGGGTCGAGTTCGACGACGAATCAGCCGCCTACATCGACCAGCTCGTCGGCGCCGGAATGCGACCCCGCCGCGGTGGCCCCCGCACGATCGACCCCGCCGACGCCGAACGCGCCCAACGCCTCATCGACGACCCCCGCAGCAACGACCAGCTCGTGTTCGACCTCCTGATGGCGACCCTCAAAGCCGGCGCCGAAGCCGACCCGAACACCGCATTCGGAAACCGCCAACCCGGCGTCCGAATCGTGATCACCCAGGACCAGCTCGACACCCGCGATGCCGACGGACACCTCACCGGCACCGGATTCAACGAAGACACCGGAGAAGCCATCCCCGGCAACATCATGGAACGGAACATCTGCACCACCGGGACCCGCCCTATCCGCGTCGACCAGAACAACAATCCGCTCGATGTCGGCCGGGAACAACGGCGCTTCACCACCAAGCAACGCATCGCCCTCGCCATCCGTGACGGCGGCTGCGTCTTCGAAGACTGCACCAGACCCCCGTCCTACACCGAAGCCCACCACATCAACGAATGGGCCGCCGACCACGGACTCACTAACATCGCCGACGGAATCCTCGTCTGCCGCGAAGACCACATGCTCATCCACAACAACGGCTGGAAAATCGTCCGCGACGGCACCAGGTACTCGGCCATCCCACCCAAGACTCTCGACCCCGAGCAAAAACCGCGTCCCCTCCGCAGCCGCTCCGCCCTGAAACAGGCCCCACCCCGAGCACTCGAACAACGAAAGCAACGCGAACAACGCGAACGACGCGAACAACGCGCCAGCCAGACGGCACAGGGCGACGGGGCACCGATACCCGGCGCAGACCCACCACAAATGCCCGCGGCAGCGCCGCGGCAGGTGCCGGGGTCGCCGGCGGGCCCGGCTTCACCCTCGGGGACCTCCAGGCCAGCGAACCGCGACCGCCCTGCCGATCCGCCGCGGGTACCTCGGCGTCGGGAATCCAACCGGCGGGTCATGGAAACCTGGTACACGCCGCCGGACCAGGGCGAAGGCTAG